The genomic DNA CCTGGCGGATGTGCGCGGGATCGGCCCGGACGGCAAGGTCCGGCCCGACCTCGCCTTTCAGTGTCACGGAAGCCGCCCTGGCCGTGGGCGTAATTCGTTCCAGGGTGGAGTGCACCAGCTCTGCCGCGTCCACTCGTTCCGGAGCGAGTTCCAGTTCCTCGGCCTCCAGGCGCGAGACCGAAAGGAGCCGGGTCAGCAGGGCGGACAGCCGGTCGGATTCCTGCTCGGCGATGTCCAGGAACCGCTTCTGTTTTTCGTTGACCTCGCCGAAGGTCCCGGACCCGATGAGGTCAACGGCCTCGCGCACCGAGGTCAGCGGAGTGCGTATCTCATGGGAGAGCATGGCGATGAAGTCGGCGCGCATACGTTCCTCGCGCCTGAGCCGCGCGGCCATGGCGTTGAAGGCCAGGGCCAGTTCGCCCAGCTCGTCCCCGGACAGGATGCGCACGTCCCGGGGGGCGGCCCCGTCGCCGAGGTCGCGGATGCCCCGGCGTACTTCGCTCAGCGAGCGGTTCAGGGTGTAGGCCAGCAGCAGGCTGCCGCCCACGCCGATGACCAGGCAGAAGGCCAGCCCGTACATGCCCACGTTCGCCGCATGGCGTCCCGCGTCGCGCAGGGCGGTCAGACGCGCTTCGAGGTCGGCCTGGTTCTCCAGCAGGGATTGTTCGAGAATGTCGGTCCAGTCGCGGACCGTGTCGTCCGGGGCCAGGTTGTCGCCCGGGGAATTGGCCGGGTCCAGGGTGATCTCGTATTCCGAGGTCAGATCCTTCCATTCGTCGGCGTATCGGGGATGTTTCCGGATGGTCTCGTTGAGAATCTCGCCGAATCGGGTCAGGTCCTCGACGATGAAGCCCACGGCCGCCTGGTCGCCGCCCAGGATGCGGTAGCGGCGGATGTTGTTCTGCACGTTGCCGAGGCGTTCGAGCATTCGCTGGATGGCCGAGTCCAAGGCGTGGTTCTCGGTGACGATGAGTGCGGCGATGTCGGCGTCCTGCCTGACCTGGCGGAAGAGATAGGCCGAGGTGGCGAAGAACACCGCGATCAATGCGCACGACCAGATGGTCAGCTTGGTTGCGATGTTCAGGTGGCGGGCCTCGGGCATGGCTAGTCTCCTACCGCATCCGGGTGGGCGGCGCAATCGGGGCGCGCGGGGCAAACAATACCGCCCGTCACGCCGGAGGGCGCGGCGGGCGGGCCGGTTGACCGAGGACCGAAAAATCAGCCCCGGATTTCAAATACGTCGTACGTCTTGTCGTGGTCGATGGCGTTGCAGGAGATCTCGATCTTGTCCACGATGGGGGCCTCGGTCCTGAGGTGTTCACGGAAGGCCGCGTACTGCGCCGCTTCTCCCTGCAGCAGGATTTCGGCCTTGCGATCGGCGATGTTCCGCACCCAGCCCTTGAGTCCCAGGCGTTGGGCGGTGCTCTGGACCCATGACTGGAAGTTGCCTCCGGTGACCTTGCCTTCGACGATACAAGTGTAGCTCAGCATGATGAACCTCCGATTTCGTGTTTCCGCTTATCTGTCGCTATAGGATAAAATCGGAAAAGAGAAAAGGGGATGGCCGAGAAAATGAGCGCATTGGCGGTTGCCTTGGCGGGCCGGTCCGTGTATGGTCTAAACCTGCTCTGAGCGCTTCACTGTCGTGAAGCGGAGGAATCCCCCAATGCGCGTATTGTTTTTTATTGTCGCCGTGATCGCGATGATCATTTTTTCGGCTCCGGTCTGGGCGTCGCTCCCCTATTGCAATCCGGACGTGGGCTATACCATCTGGCTGCCCCAGGACTGGACCGAAGCTCCGGCGGAATACCTGGACTCGGTCGAGCGGGCGCGTATGCCGTGGCCTGTCCAGGGCATGGCCCCGGACTGGAAGGCCGGCTACGTCAACTCCGACGGCCGGGGATGTTCCCTCCTGGTGGAGGTCAAGCCGGGCCGCAAGATGCAGACCTCGGACATCTCCAATTTCAACAGGTTCCTGATCCGTTCCCTGACCCGATCCATTCGCGACGAAGTCCGCCTGCCCGGCGATCCCGTTACGGTCTTCAAGGACGCCGTCTATTTCAAGGACAAGAAGACCCTGCGCATCGAGACCGAGGTGTCGCGGGACGGCAAAACCAAGCTCAATCTGGCGTACATAGTCTACACGCGTAAGGGCATGTTGGCCTTTGCCGCCTACGTGGACCCCGATGACGCCAAGGCCCGCCGCGCTGTGGACGAGGCCGTGCTTTCGGTCTACCTGGACGACAAGCTGCGCTACTGACCGGCCGTTGACTGGCGGGAGCGGGCCGGATACCATTGCCCCGAGCGGGAACGTATGGTTCCCGAGTGCGCATTTTTCGGTGCGCGAGGATAGTCATCAAAGGGTATCGTCTTGAAATCATGGCGATTCATTTTGGGAACGCCCTTTGCTTGAAGTGCACAGGAGGCCCGAGTGAAGAAAATACTATTGGCAACAGTCCTCACTCTCGTGATGCTCTCCCCGTCCTGGGCGGCGGACGTTCGCTTCCCGGCGGGTCCTTTGCTTGCGGCCTCCGAACAAGGCGACCGGAGAAACGGCCATGCGGTTCATGGAGAGCGGGACAAGAAGCACCCCGAGACCATCATCATCAAGGGCAAGGGCGGCAAGGTCACCGGCGTGGAGCGGGAGCCTGAAAGGCGGCCGCGCAAAAAGAAATAGCCGCGTATCGAAGCGCACGAAAAAGCCCCCGGCGCCAATCGGCAGCGGGGGCTTTTTCGTGCGCTTGAGCAGGAGCTATTGGGCGGTGTCGCAGGCGGGGACCTGCGGGTCGGTGCCGCTTTGGAGCAGCTTGGTGCGGTACTCCTTGACTTCGTCCAGGGAGTTCCAGCCTTCGTACATCTCCATCCATTCACTGAAATCGAGGTATTCCTCGTCCAGGTGTGGCTCGTGCATTTTCTGCCACACGTTGAACAGATACATCTCCACCTTGAACCGGACGTCATCGAAGACCTGCGGCAGGACCGTGGGCTCGTATTTTTCGCCGTCCAGGCGGGATGCCACGAAGGAGCAGACGTTGTCCTGGGAGCGTTTATAGTCGAGGGGAGCGTCGTTGACCATGTCCGCGAACCTGAAGAGGACAGGGTTTTCCTCCTCGATCTTCCGCAGCTTGTCCTCCGGAATCTCAATCCGCATTCCGCCGTCCTTGTCGACCGTGAAATAAAATCTTACCCATTGGTCGAATTGGAAGATTTCGAGGGCATCCTTGATGGCATTTTTTACGCTGACGCTTCTGAGCATGGCGTTGCTCCTTTGGATTTATGCTTGGATTCGGGAATATGGACATCATACCGTTTCGAGTCAAGGGGAAATCCGGCGAGCCGGGGGTAGACAAAGCGGATGCAGTTGTTATATGAAGTGCGGCTCGCAAGAAAGAAAAGCCCCTTCGGGCCTAAATATCTAAGGAGACAACCATGGCACGCCACAAAAAGCATGAGCGCAAGAAGGAACTGGATCGCAAGCGTCACCGCCGCCAGAAGGCCATCAAGGCCCGCATCCGGGAAGCCCAGGCCGCCAAGGCCTAACTCTGTCGTTTGTTCGCGCCGTGCCCTCAAGCCGGCGCGTTTTTCCCGCCGGGCCGTGCGTCGTACGCACGGTGCCGGGGATTGTTGGCGCCCCGCATGAGGCGCTGTAACTTTTGCCTTTGTCGTCGAAGGAATGTTTTAAGTCATGCCTATCTACGAATACCAATGCAATTCCTGCCACACCGTGTTCGAGGAGTGGCAGTCCGGGTTCGAAGAACACGAAATGCGCTGTCCCGAGTGCGGAGGCGAGTCCAAGAAACTCATTTCCCACTCTTCCTTTCATCTGAAGGGAGGCGGCTGGTACGCCGACGGTTATGGCGGAACGAGCGCCGGGAACAAGCCCGGCGAAGCTCAATCGCCCGCCGACGACGGCGGATCCGAGGCCTCGGCCAAGCCGCAAGCGGCCCCGGCTTGTCCCGCCAAGGCGGATACATCGAGCGCAGGTTCAGCGTCCTAAACACGCGCCAAAGGCAGCACCCGCTGCCTTTTTTATTGGCTCCGCGCCACTTGAGTTTTTATTGCTCCGTTGCCATAGTGTATCACTTGCGCGGCGAGCACCCAAACATGGAGAAAAGAGACGATGCTTGAACGGTATTCCCGTCCGGAGATGCGGGCGTTGTGGACCCTGGAGAACAAGTTCCGGGTCTGGCTTGAGGTTGAATTGGCGGTGGTCCGGGCCTGGACTGAAATGGGCAAGGTCCCGCAGGACGCCTGCGACGAGATTCACGAGAAGGCGGATTTCGACGTCGACCGTATCCTGGAGATCGAACAGACCACCAAGCATGACGTCATCGCATTTCTGTCCGCCGTCGAGGAAAAGGTCGGGCCGAGCTCCCGCTACATCCATCTGGGATGCACCTCCTCCGACATCGTCGACACGGCCAACGGGCTGCTCTTGACCCGCGCCGGGGCGATCATTTCCAAAGGCATCGACCGCATCCTTGAGGTGCTCAAGGGGCTCGCCTACAAGCACAAGGGCCTGATCTGCATGGGCCGGACCCACGGTATCCACGCCGAGCCGACCACCTACGGCTTGAAATTCACCGGCTTCTACGCCGAATTCGCCCGCCACAAGGTCCGTTTCGAGGCGGCCCGCGAGAATATTCGCGTGGGCAAGCTCTCCGGCGCGGTGGGCACCTTCGCCCATTCCGGCCCTGAGCTTGAGGAGCGCACCTGCGCCGCGCTTGGTCTCGCGCCGGACCCGCATTCCACCCAGATCGTGCAGCGCGACCGCTATGCCCAGCTCTTCACCGCCCTGGCCATGCTGGCCGGTGGCATCGAACGGCTCGGCCTTGAGCTGCGCCATCTGCAGCGTACCGAGGTCTCCGAGGTCGAGGAAGGCTTCACCAAGGGCCAGAAGGGCTCCTCCGCCATGCCGCACAAGAAGAACCCCATCTCCGCCGAGAACCTTTGCGGCCTGGCCCGGGTTATCCGCTCCAACTCTCTTGCGGCCATGGAAAACCAGGCCCTGTGGCACGAGCGCGACATTTCCCACTCCTCCGTGGAGCGGGTCATCATGCCGGACACCACCGCGCTCATCGACTACATGCTGCATCGCATGGCCGGAGTCCTGGAACGGCTGGTGGTCAAGGAGGATGTCATCGAGCGGAACCTGCTGAGCTCCTTCGGCCTCTTCTACTCCCAGCGCGTCCTGAACAAGCTCATCGACACCGGCCTGAAGCGGCAGGAGGCCTACGAGATGGTTCAGCGCGTGGCCATGCGCTGCTGGGAAAATCGCGTCCAGTTCGAAGACGAGGTGCGTAACGACCCGGAAGTTAAGAAACATCTCGGTTCCAACGAACTTGACGAAGCTTTTGACCCTTCGTATTACAAACGCTATGAAGACGTGGTTTTCAATCGCGTCTTTGAAGGATAACAGGATGACGGAACTCAAATCGCGGCTGGCAAGGCTTCTGCTCAAGCTCTCCTACAAGGAAGGCGACTTCACGCTGACCTCGGGAAAGAAGAGCGATTATTACTTCGACTGCAAGCAGACCGCGCTCAATGCCGAGGGCGGCTACCTCATCGGGCGGCTCTTCGTCGAGATGCTCAAGAATTACGAAGTGCAGGGCGTGGGCGGCATGACCCTCGGGGCCGACCCGCTGGTCTCGGCCGTGACCGTGGTGTCCTTCCTGGAAGAGCGGCCGCTGCCGGGTTTCATCATCCGCAAGAAGTCCAAGGGCCACGGCACCAACCAGTACCTTGAAGGACTGGCCAACTTCAGCGAGGGCGACAAGGTTGTTCTGCTGGAGGACGTTTGCACCACCGGCGGCACGCTGATAACCGCCGCCGAGCGCGTGCGGGATGCCGGTCTTGAGATTGTCGGTGTGCTGGCCGTCCTCGATCGCGAGGAAGGCGGCCGGGAGCGGCTGAAGGAGGCCGGGCTGGAGCTCGGCGCCATCTTCACCCGCCAGGAGCTGCTGGCCGCGGGGAAATAGGCTCGCCGGGAACACCGGGAGCCGGTTCGGGTAAACCAGGAGCGGGTAGAAACAGCACATGCGGGTAGCACTCATCGTCCTGACACTCATTATGTCCGCGACAACGGCCCTGGCCGGGGGTTGGACGCCGTTGCTTTCCTCCCATTCCTACGGGCCGGAACGAATCATCGCCGTGGACAAGCGAGCCCAGGAACTGATCGTGCTCGAACGCAAGTCGCCCTTGCACGAGGTGCGGCGTTTCCCCTGCACCACGGGCCAATCCCTGGGCGACAAGGCCGTTGAGGGCGACATGCGCACCCCCGAGGGCGTCTATTTCGTCGGTCGACGGATCAACCGCAAGCTGGATTGGAACCTGTACGGCAACATCGCCTATTCCTTGAACTATCCCAACCCCATCGATCGCATCAAGGGCAAGACCGGCTCGGGCATCTGGTTGCACGGCAGGGGCAAGACCTTCCTGCCGCGCGACACGCTCGGCTGCGTGGCGCTCAAGGTCCCGGACATGAAGAACGTGGCCCTGGACGCGGCCTACGGCACTCCGGTGGTCATTGCCGACGACGTCGACTGGACCCCGGAGCCGGGCGAAAGCGAGGTCACGGCCATGACCCTGGTGAAGACCCTCCAAGAATGGGCCCGTGACTGGGGCGCCAAGGACGAGGCGTTCTTCTCCTATTACGACGCCCCGCTCCTCAAGATGTCCGAGGGGCTCGATTTCGATGGCTTCGAGGCGCACAAGCGCAACATCTTCTCCGCCCAGCCGTGGATACACGTCATGGTGGACAACGTCAGGGCCATTCCCGGCCCGGGCTACTGGGTGACCTGGTTCGACCAGTATTACCGGACCAGGGGGCTGGCCTCCACCACGGGCAAGCGGTTCTACTGGGTGCAGGATGAACAGGGCCGCTGGCGCATCGCCGGACGCGAGTACGTTCCGGTCACGGAAGAGCTCGACGACAAGTACCTGTCCGTCAAAACGGGCGAGGCCGTGGAGCTGGTGGAGAAGTGGCGCGAGGCGTGGCTTGCCGCCGATGTGGCCGCATACGGGAGTTTCTACGAGCCGAACGCCGACCAGGGAGGCCGTCGCGGGGCGGCTGATATTGTCGATTACAAAAAGACGTTGTGGGCCAAGAAGCCTCCTGTTAGATTGGAAATTGATGACCTGAAAGTCGCTTTGCATCCCATGGGGCTCAAGGTGGCCTTTGTCCAGGTTTTCGCCGATGCCGGGGGGTATGAGGACAGGGGCCGCAAGACCCTGATCCTGGTGCCCGAAGGCGATTCCTGGAAAATCGACAGTGAGCAGTGGAGACGGATGAGATGAGCGATTCCAAGTACAGTGTGCTCTTCATGCGCGATGATCGGGACGTGTCCCGATATCGTCTCAGCCCGTTCTGGTTGAAGATGTTCGTCTTCAGCCAGATCTTTTTGCTACTGTGCGCCGTGGGCGGCATCTACATGGGCGTGC from Pseudodesulfovibrio thermohalotolerans includes the following:
- a CDS encoding HAMP domain-containing sensor histidine kinase, which encodes MPEARHLNIATKLTIWSCALIAVFFATSAYLFRQVRQDADIAALIVTENHALDSAIQRMLERLGNVQNNIRRYRILGGDQAAVGFIVEDLTRFGEILNETIRKHPRYADEWKDLTSEYEITLDPANSPGDNLAPDDTVRDWTDILEQSLLENQADLEARLTALRDAGRHAANVGMYGLAFCLVIGVGGSLLLAYTLNRSLSEVRRGIRDLGDGAAPRDVRILSGDELGELALAFNAMAARLRREERMRADFIAMLSHEIRTPLTSVREAVDLIGSGTFGEVNEKQKRFLDIAEQESDRLSALLTRLLSVSRLEAEELELAPERVDAAELVHSTLERITPTARAASVTLKGEVGPDLAVRADPAHIRQVLTNLVGNAVKFSGREGTVLVSAARRNQEVVFSVADDGPGVPPDEQKRIFLKYYREPGVRESVDGAGLGLAISRRIVLAHGGRIWVESEPGRGSVFHFTLPASPDEEHS
- a CDS encoding acylphosphatase; amino-acid sequence: MLSYTCIVEGKVTGGNFQSWVQSTAQRLGLKGWVRNIADRKAEILLQGEAAQYAAFREHLRTEAPIVDKIEISCNAIDHDKTYDVFEIRG
- a CDS encoding FmdB family zinc ribbon protein, producing the protein MPIYEYQCNSCHTVFEEWQSGFEEHEMRCPECGGESKKLISHSSFHLKGGGWYADGYGGTSAGNKPGEAQSPADDGGSEASAKPQAAPACPAKADTSSAGSAS
- the purB gene encoding adenylosuccinate lyase — encoded protein: MLERYSRPEMRALWTLENKFRVWLEVELAVVRAWTEMGKVPQDACDEIHEKADFDVDRILEIEQTTKHDVIAFLSAVEEKVGPSSRYIHLGCTSSDIVDTANGLLLTRAGAIISKGIDRILEVLKGLAYKHKGLICMGRTHGIHAEPTTYGLKFTGFYAEFARHKVRFEAARENIRVGKLSGAVGTFAHSGPELEERTCAALGLAPDPHSTQIVQRDRYAQLFTALAMLAGGIERLGLELRHLQRTEVSEVEEGFTKGQKGSSAMPHKKNPISAENLCGLARVIRSNSLAAMENQALWHERDISHSSVERVIMPDTTALIDYMLHRMAGVLERLVVKEDVIERNLLSSFGLFYSQRVLNKLIDTGLKRQEAYEMVQRVAMRCWENRVQFEDEVRNDPEVKKHLGSNELDEAFDPSYYKRYEDVVFNRVFEG
- the pyrE gene encoding orotate phosphoribosyltransferase; this encodes MTELKSRLARLLLKLSYKEGDFTLTSGKKSDYYFDCKQTALNAEGGYLIGRLFVEMLKNYEVQGVGGMTLGADPLVSAVTVVSFLEERPLPGFIIRKKSKGHGTNQYLEGLANFSEGDKVVLLEDVCTTGGTLITAAERVRDAGLEIVGVLAVLDREEGGRERLKEAGLELGAIFTRQELLAAGK
- a CDS encoding L,D-transpeptidase family protein, with product MRVALIVLTLIMSATTALAGGWTPLLSSHSYGPERIIAVDKRAQELIVLERKSPLHEVRRFPCTTGQSLGDKAVEGDMRTPEGVYFVGRRINRKLDWNLYGNIAYSLNYPNPIDRIKGKTGSGIWLHGRGKTFLPRDTLGCVALKVPDMKNVALDAAYGTPVVIADDVDWTPEPGESEVTAMTLVKTLQEWARDWGAKDEAFFSYYDAPLLKMSEGLDFDGFEAHKRNIFSAQPWIHVMVDNVRAIPGPGYWVTWFDQYYRTRGLASTTGKRFYWVQDEQGRWRIAGREYVPVTEELDDKYLSVKTGEAVELVEKWREAWLAADVAAYGSFYEPNADQGGRRGAADIVDYKKTLWAKKPPVRLEIDDLKVALHPMGLKVAFVQVFADAGGYEDRGRKTLILVPEGDSWKIDSEQWRRMR